The window AGCGTTTCGCCGGCCGGATCTGCTATCTGGACATTGAGACCACCGGCCTGAGTCCCCGGTCCGACGTGGTGACCATGGTCGGGCTCTACGACGGGCGGCGGTTCACCTGTCTGGTTCGCGACCAGGACCTGACGGCGGAGAATCTCGCTGCGTGTCTGGCGGACTGCGGGATGCTGGTGACCTACTACGGGTCGAGTTTCGACCTTTCGTTCCTGCGCCGCGGGTTTCCGCGGATCGACTGGGACCTGCCCCATTTCGACCTGTGCTTCGCCGGCAAGCGCGTCGGCCTGACCGGGGGACTGAAGTCCATCGAGCGCCAACTCGGCATTGTCCGCGATCCGTCGCTCGTCGAGGTCGATGGCTTTGAGGCGGTCCGGCTGTGGCACGCCCATCGC of the Phycisphaerae bacterium genome contains:
- a CDS encoding ribonuclease H-like domain-containing protein produces the protein MIRRRFGIFPGVGPRAERQIAQAGLGDWNAFTRDPAASGLPARLQANLQEAIGVWSNALEQGDPAFFARNLARKHHWMLYERFAGRICYLDIETTGLSPRSDVVTMVGLYDGRRFTCLVRDQDLTAENLAACLADCGMLVTYYGSSFDLSFLRRGFPRIDWDLPHFDLCFAGKRVGLTGGLKSIERQLGIVRDPSLVEVDGFEAVRLWHAHRRGDTAALPRLRAYNEADTVNLERIASTIYQRLCGL